Within the Eucalyptus grandis isolate ANBG69807.140 chromosome 1, ASM1654582v1, whole genome shotgun sequence genome, the region ATATGGTTTAGTTGAAGAGACCGAAAATGGCAAAACCTGGAGTTAATTGCAGTTGCGACGTGGAATCTGCATAGATTTTGTTCTTGTCAGTATTGAACTGATGCTAGTATAGTATATGCATATGGTAGTCCATTCTCTAAGACATTCTTGAAACTCACATCCGCCTTTTGCTGGGTCAATCATGGCAAAAAATTTTGTTAGATGAAAAAAAGATGCTTCACTGAAATATTTAACATGTTAAAGTAGAAATCTGGAAGCTTTTCCACTTGTAAGGTGATTTCGATGTAATATGAGGTCTGTCCTGAGCAAAAGAAGCATTCTATGAGTCTTAACAATGAGTTGCTATTGAACACAAGCATCAACCtcatatttctctctctctacgtgCGCGCACAAAGAATCCATCTGCATGCAAGCACTTAGCTGTGTTTAGGAGGTCATTCATGCAATTGCAGAATGTAAGAGCTCTGCAGGTGGATACTTGTGATGCAAATGTACAGCAATACTTATGACCTTCTGTTGTCATTTTTCAGTATTTGGGAGAGCTGGAATGTAAGTTTGAGGTTTACCGGAATGATGAATTGACTGTGGAGGAATTgaaaaggtaagaaatttccttttcttctttttagttAAGATATAATAGCGTACCACTTTTTATGGCACAACAGGCCTTTCTGATCATTTGATTGATGTGCCTCGCTTGAAAGGAGCACTCTTTTAACTGATAGCTTCCACGTATTGTAGCAAAAAGCCAAGAGGAGTGCTTATATCCCCAGGACCAGGTTAGAGCTTCTATGATATGATTCCATTTGATCAAAATGCTGGCTATTTCTTGAAGGTAAATCAAAGGGAATATCATACCTATGCCATGGCATTATTGTTGTAGGCACACCCCAGGATTCTGGAATTTCTTTGCAGACTGTTCTTGAACTAGGCCCCGTGGTTCCACTCTTTGGAGTTTGCATGGGTCTACAATGCATTGGGGAGGCCTTTGGAGGTGTGTTTTTTGAACAAAAGCATGTGCTTGTGGCATATCTATTGGatctttattttgataattgcttgtttcaTGTAACCAAGAAATATTTCGTGTAGATAAATTCTTATTTTGTGCAGTAAAGCACATTTTTGGAGCCTCTAAAAGCAACTTTTAGTGGCACGAATTATTATTTGTGCAGGATCTTGAATTACCTTGCTTAATTCAATCTCAAGTAAAATTAAACAAGTTATTATGCTGCTTTATGCTTTCTCTGCACAGAATTTGGTGTTTGTCACCAGTGTACTACTGGCCACTACTTTcttttgatggagaaaatgGTTCTAGGTGGCATCTGAactttttgttatatttattgGTGATATGAAGCATTTACAATGTGGCATGTGGTGCATCAGGAAAGATTGTGCGTTCTCCTTACGGTGTGGTGCATGGAAAAAGTTCTCTTGTATATTATGACGAGAAGGGAGaagatggcttattttttggATTATCAAAGTATGTCTGCATTCCTTCTCTAGCATTTTTATTCTACAAGTATAGCTGGGGCCTATTCTTCTGTCAAGCTATGAGATGGACATTTGTTGGTCAAATGCAACTCTGTGCATAGTAGAATCAGTGCTTTTGATGTCCTTTTTTGGCAGAATCACTTTCTTGTCAGTGTTCCAAACTGATATTATACATAAATCTTCATTTTATTCCCAGTTCCCACATAAAGAACAGATTATTCATTTATCGTGTGTAAAACAGCTTCCTTTTGTGTATAGCTAGAATCAGCGCTTTTATGTAAAACAGCTCTGAGATGGATAGTTGTTGGTCAAATGCAACTCTGTGTATAGCTAGAATCAGTGCTTTTGATGTCCTTTTTTGGCAAAATCACTTTCTTGTCAGTGTTCCAAACTGATGTTATATATAAATCTTCATTTGTCGCCAGTTTCACAGCTTCCTTTTGTGTAGCGACCTGCTCTATTGTGCTTGCAGCCTTGAGCTCTTGTTGACGGAAAGTTGCTCTAATACCACGTTGATGGCATTCTGtattttaacttctcaattgcAATGACAGATCCTTGTAATGGTGTATAGCAAGAAAATCCTAGAACCTCTACCCATTCCCCTTGTCTTTTGCAGCCCTTTTACTGCTGGTAGGTACCACAGCCTTGTGATTGAAAAGGAGAGTTTTCCTGGTGAAGTTCTGGAGGTCACGGCATGGACTGAGGATGGACTGATTATGGCCGCTCGTCACAAAACTTACAAGCATCTCCAGGTCTCTCCTCGTCTCTCTTTCATTAAAAAGATTTCTGACTTATTTCAAAACTCGGATGATGTTCTCTTGGTTCATGCTTATTTGGCCCCACCTTCCACTATGTGGGATAAACGATTAATAACTAGTGCAATCTTGTCAGTGTGGGTGGATTTTTGGCATATGTTTGTCAACGATTTATCCTTTTTCTGCACGTGTGTTTGCTTGACGGCATTATTAGATGTCCTACTTTATGATCTACATGCACGCTTTGATATTTTTAGGGTAAGTCCTGTGCTTTTAGATAGCGTTCATTAATGCTCATTGCACTGAGGCTTCATAAGTATGTCTCTGCACTCAATTCATGTTTAATGCAAACAGAGATTTTAGTTTGTTGACCACAACATGTTGTCAAGATTAAACATTATGCTTTCCGGATTGTGGTGACTACCTCTGATGTCTAGTCTGTGTGCAGTGAAGGGGTTGATATTATTCATCTGTGTCATGTAATTTTTGGacctttctctttttgtttagtTGTGCTGTGTCGTGTTATTCCATTGTTAATATGTTGATACATCTCCCAATGTTGCTAGTTACTCTTTACTACAACTGCAAAAACCATATCGAGCTGACATGTGAATTTCAGGGTGTACAATTTCATCCAGAAAGCATCATAACCGATGAGGGCAGGACGATTGTTCGCAATTTCGTCAGAATAATCGAGACCAAAGAGGCTGAAGCTCAGAAGTAGAGGAGACTCCTGTTGAAGAATGTTGCATTGTTGTTCAATTTAATTGACTCAGTTGGACATTTTACTCCCTGTATTATCCAACAGGAGGTAGCCTATTGAGCCACTTgtgttttttactttttactttcttttataaaCCTGCGGCTCTCGTAATTCAAgttttatctatatttttttttatctctatcTGTGCATAGTTCTTGCTCTAAAGTTCTATCGATCAACTTAG harbors:
- the LOC104439408 gene encoding anthranilate synthase beta subunit 2, chloroplastic: MAAAGMPHCSLKYPKPSFSHKPLQNPHLNRLFRTTLTSNPRFVAQNKREFVTKARSLSNSELNSRSPVSIRKSDEPIIVIDNYDSFTYNLCQYLGELECKFEVYRNDELTVEELKSKKPRGVLISPGPGTPQDSGISLQTVLELGPVVPLFGVCMGLQCIGEAFGGKIVRSPYGVVHGKSSLVYYDEKGEDGLFFGLSNPFTAGRYHSLVIEKESFPGEVLEVTAWTEDGLIMAARHKTYKHLQGVQFHPESIITDEGRTIVRNFVRIIETKEAEAQK